The Gemmata palustris genome includes a region encoding these proteins:
- a CDS encoding multiubiquitin domain-containing protein produces MTKEWNEVEVTLPAVPNQESKVVLNGTRLKHVRGVSIKSVVDEVTEVTITLFAHVNRTAVKRITVNGKQHEFAGDEIGYREIAELAGIDRQGASVTYRGASGSGTICNDERVPVMDGMVINAVFTGNA; encoded by the coding sequence GTGACGAAGGAGTGGAACGAAGTAGAGGTAACGCTTCCTGCGGTGCCGAATCAGGAAAGCAAGGTCGTGCTCAACGGAACACGTCTGAAGCACGTCCGAGGCGTCTCGATCAAGAGCGTCGTCGATGAAGTCACGGAAGTGACGATCACCTTATTCGCGCACGTTAATCGCACTGCCGTGAAGCGGATCACCGTCAATGGCAAGCAGCACGAGTTCGCCGGCGACGAGATCGGCTACCGCGAGATAGCAGAACTGGCCGGCATAGACCGGCAGGGCGCAAGCGTCACGTACAGAGGCGCGTCCGGCTCGGGCACCATCTGTAACGACGAGCGCGTCCCTGTTATGGACGGTATGGTGATCAACGCAGTGTTCACGGGGAACGCGTGA
- a CDS encoding phage major capsid protein, giving the protein MSEAVITEVKDALKGMETKFNTAMSGLDAFKSEIAPKLGKMDAFDEAKFNKVSETIASAVEESQKLTGKLKAAEDAFETKHKLLEAELNGVKTALNRPAAGGSNDSDKEAKAQHKKLFNQFARSKKSNQQDFHEFIEASDAPAEVKALSVGSDPDGGYLVMPEFGGIIQTKVFETSPIRQLASVVNISTDAYEYVLDNGEADGEWVGETTAPTTETTPQFGKKSIVVHELAAKPKATQKMIDDGIVDIEAWLAGKVADIFARKEATAFVSGNGVGKPRGILSYAAGTDITQEQIEQVVTGSASTFTYDGMVDLQNALKEPYQANASFLYKRATNAALLKIKDLEGRPIFNMTYDKNAGLRPTLLGQTAYFANDMPAIASNALAMAYGDIKAGYQIVDRIGIRVLRDPYTNKPFVIYYTTKRVGGGVINHEALKLGKIST; this is encoded by the coding sequence ATGAGTGAAGCAGTAATTACCGAAGTCAAAGATGCCCTCAAAGGCATGGAGACCAAGTTCAACACCGCAATGAGCGGCTTGGACGCCTTCAAAAGCGAAATCGCCCCCAAGCTCGGCAAGATGGACGCCTTCGACGAGGCCAAGTTCAACAAGGTCTCCGAGACGATCGCTTCTGCGGTCGAAGAGAGTCAGAAGCTTACGGGCAAGCTGAAAGCTGCCGAGGACGCGTTCGAAACCAAGCACAAGCTCCTCGAAGCCGAGCTGAACGGCGTGAAGACCGCCCTCAACCGCCCGGCTGCAGGCGGCTCGAACGACTCCGACAAGGAAGCCAAGGCCCAGCACAAGAAGCTGTTCAACCAGTTCGCCCGCTCGAAGAAATCGAACCAGCAGGACTTCCACGAGTTCATCGAAGCGTCGGACGCTCCTGCCGAGGTAAAAGCCCTCTCGGTCGGCAGCGACCCGGACGGCGGTTACCTCGTCATGCCCGAGTTCGGCGGCATCATCCAGACGAAGGTGTTCGAGACCTCGCCGATCCGTCAGCTCGCCAGCGTCGTCAACATCAGCACCGACGCCTACGAGTACGTTCTCGACAACGGCGAGGCCGACGGCGAGTGGGTGGGCGAAACGACCGCTCCCACGACCGAGACCACGCCTCAGTTCGGCAAGAAGTCGATCGTGGTGCATGAGCTGGCAGCCAAGCCGAAAGCCACGCAGAAGATGATCGATGACGGCATCGTGGACATTGAGGCATGGCTGGCCGGCAAGGTGGCCGACATCTTCGCCCGCAAGGAAGCGACCGCCTTCGTGTCGGGCAACGGCGTTGGCAAACCTCGCGGCATCCTGTCCTACGCCGCAGGCACCGACATCACCCAGGAGCAGATCGAGCAGGTTGTCACCGGCTCGGCCAGCACCTTCACCTACGACGGCATGGTGGACCTCCAGAACGCCCTGAAGGAACCCTACCAGGCGAACGCTTCGTTCCTCTACAAGCGCGCGACCAACGCCGCCCTGCTGAAGATCAAGGACCTCGAAGGCCGCCCGATCTTCAACATGACGTATGACAAGAACGCCGGCCTGCGCCCGACCCTGCTCGGCCAGACCGCGTACTTCGCCAACGACATGCCCGCGATCGCCTCGAACGCCCTGGCCATGGCTTACGGCGACATCAAGGCCGGTTACCAGATCGTGGACCGCATCGGCATCCGCGTGCTGCGCGACCCGTACACCAACAAGCCGTTCGTGATTTACTACACGACGAAGCGGGTTGGCGGCGGCGTAATCAACCACGAGGCTTTGAAGCTGGGCAAGATCAGCACCTAA
- a CDS encoding phage head closure protein, whose amino-acid sequence MGKCCSTVVNSMKHRVTVQSLTRAADGQGGFTEAWVDGATVWAGIKPKKAYERFQAMQLATPITHEITMRYRPDVTSASRLKYGARVFEVKEVINEDEQNRFLTVRAIETESESLVLTIGAIAVRSGGHLLLRDGGKILLRA is encoded by the coding sequence TTGGGTAAGTGCTGCTCCACGGTCGTGAACAGCATGAAGCACCGGGTGACGGTCCAGTCGCTGACCCGCGCAGCCGACGGCCAGGGCGGATTCACCGAGGCGTGGGTAGACGGCGCGACCGTGTGGGCGGGCATCAAGCCGAAGAAGGCCTACGAGCGGTTCCAGGCGATGCAGCTCGCAACGCCCATCACCCACGAAATCACCATGCGGTACCGCCCGGACGTGACCAGCGCGTCGCGGCTGAAGTACGGCGCGCGGGTGTTCGAGGTGAAGGAAGTTATCAACGAGGACGAGCAGAATCGCTTTCTGACCGTCCGCGCCATCGAGACGGAGTCGGAATCGCTGGTTCTGACCATCGGGGCAATCGCTGTGCGCAGCGGCGGGCACCTGCTCCTGCGCGACGGCGGCAAAATCTTACTCAGGGCATAG
- a CDS encoding phage minor head protein: protein MTDRRLLLRTWLLAMDRLELTLRVEQARARNAMIRTAATAYTTRGHPPAHVFIAHRTRVKGVIEDHYRRTIPVFGSMALKQVKSRRISQKAAQTIFEARIAEWIARESLRKAQFIADTDRDDVLDAINTGLTEGLGTEEIGRRIRKVSQLTPYRAATVARTETHAAATYGSIESVRQAEQDLGVVMVKEWLPTRDDRTRPEHLAMAGVTVGLDEKFRVDGEMMDRPGDSSASPANVVNCRCGMVFEEKSE, encoded by the coding sequence GTGACCGACCGCCGCCTGCTCCTCCGGACGTGGCTGCTGGCGATGGACCGGCTGGAACTCACCCTCCGCGTCGAGCAGGCACGCGCCCGCAACGCGATGATCCGGACGGCGGCGACCGCGTACACGACGCGGGGACACCCGCCCGCCCACGTCTTCATCGCCCACCGCACGCGCGTGAAGGGCGTCATCGAGGACCACTACCGCCGCACCATCCCCGTCTTCGGGTCGATGGCGCTGAAGCAGGTCAAGTCCCGCCGTATCAGCCAGAAGGCCGCTCAGACCATCTTCGAAGCCCGCATCGCCGAGTGGATTGCTCGCGAGTCGCTCCGGAAGGCCCAGTTCATCGCGGACACCGACCGCGACGACGTGTTGGATGCCATCAACACGGGGCTGACCGAAGGGCTGGGCACCGAGGAAATCGGGCGGCGCATCCGCAAGGTGAGCCAACTGACTCCCTACCGCGCCGCCACGGTCGCACGCACCGAGACGCACGCCGCCGCCACCTACGGCAGCATCGAGTCGGTGCGGCAGGCCGAGCAGGACCTCGGCGTGGTGATGGTCAAGGAGTGGCTACCGACCCGGGACGACCGGACGAGGCCTGAGCACCTGGCAATGGCTGGTGTGACTGTCGGGCTGGACGAGAAGTTCAGGGTCGATGGGGAAATGATGGACCGACCGGGCGACAGCAGCGCCAGCCCGGCGAACGTGGTCAACTGCCGGTGCGGGATGGTTTTTGAGGAGAAGAGCGAGTGA
- a CDS encoding HK97 family phage prohead protease codes for MNLETKRFAIDELKAAEADDGTRTIEGLGSVFGNTDSYGEIVMPGAFAESIAKRKPAMLWQHRSDMPIGVWDEVEETKKGLRLKGRILTTQAGNDAYLLAKAGALTGLSIGFTTIRDERDPKKGVRKLLEVELYEVSLVTFPANEKATITNVKSRPDTIRAFEEYLREGGFSQKDATTVALHGFKALTTQGEPDEEVETNLRDLRDALTSFRI; via the coding sequence ATGAACCTGGAGACCAAACGCTTCGCCATCGACGAGCTGAAGGCCGCGGAAGCGGATGACGGCACCCGCACCATTGAGGGCCTCGGCTCCGTCTTCGGCAACACGGACAGCTACGGCGAGATCGTCATGCCCGGCGCGTTCGCCGAGTCGATCGCCAAGCGGAAGCCCGCCATGCTCTGGCAGCACCGCTCCGACATGCCGATCGGCGTGTGGGACGAGGTGGAGGAGACGAAGAAGGGCCTCCGCCTGAAGGGCCGCATCCTTACCACCCAGGCGGGTAACGACGCCTACCTACTGGCCAAGGCGGGGGCGCTGACCGGCCTGTCCATCGGTTTCACCACCATCCGCGATGAGCGCGACCCGAAGAAGGGCGTCCGCAAGCTACTCGAAGTCGAACTGTACGAGGTGTCGCTCGTCACTTTCCCGGCCAACGAGAAGGCCACCATCACCAACGTGAAATCACGCCCGGACACGATCCGCGCGTTCGAGGAATACCTCCGGGAGGGAGGTTTCAGCCAGAAGGACGCGACCACCGTCGCACTTCACGGCTTCAAGGCACTTACGACTCAGGGGGAGCCTGACGAGGAGGTGGAGACCAACCTGCGCGACCTGCGCGATGCATTAACCAGCTTTAGGATTTAA
- a CDS encoding head-tail connector protein produces MPPSKRTPLPPPNSVLRQSLALITPPATEPVTLAEAKAWARVDGTEEDAIFTALITAARQAAEEFLRRSLITQTWKLTLDLCAGANKPWWDGVREGAMSSLYGGLPGSVPLPKGPVQSISSVVTYDLNNAASTFAASNYRVDASGDRLLLNYGAVWPSNVRPEAGCEITYVAGYGAAAAVPQPIKTGILTHVAALYEQRGQCDDPSALPPAALSLYGRYRVMGDRLG; encoded by the coding sequence TTGCCGCCATCGAAGCGCACACCGCTCCCGCCGCCTAACTCCGTGCTCCGCCAGTCCCTCGCCCTCATCACGCCGCCCGCCACGGAACCCGTGACGCTGGCCGAAGCGAAGGCGTGGGCGCGGGTGGACGGTACGGAAGAAGACGCGATCTTCACCGCCCTCATCACCGCCGCACGCCAGGCGGCCGAAGAGTTCCTCCGCCGCTCGCTCATCACCCAGACCTGGAAGCTTACCCTCGACCTCTGCGCGGGGGCGAACAAGCCGTGGTGGGACGGTGTGCGGGAAGGGGCGATGTCCTCGCTTTACGGCGGCCTTCCGGGCTCTGTGCCGTTGCCGAAGGGGCCGGTGCAGTCCATCTCCTCGGTCGTCACCTACGACCTGAACAACGCCGCTAGCACGTTCGCGGCCTCGAACTACCGGGTGGACGCTTCCGGCGACCGCCTGCTCCTGAACTACGGTGCCGTCTGGCCCTCGAACGTCCGCCCCGAAGCCGGGTGCGAGATCACTTACGTTGCCGGGTACGGGGCCGCTGCCGCTGTTCCCCAGCCCATCAAGACCGGCATCCTGACGCACGTTGCGGCGCTCTACGAGCAGCGCGGGCAGTGCGATGACCCGTCGGCCCTGCCGCCCGCCGCCCTGTCGCTCTACGGCCGCTACCGCGTGATGGGGGACCGTCTTGGGTAA
- a CDS encoding phage portal protein, with the protein MMVWPFRHKADDTPTARKSASYFFSVGLGKAGLTGAGYDKLSAEGYAQCVVAFACINRVAASVASVDLQLYRRGKGGKLAKVEGHELLKLMENPNPAQSGREFMRTLSSYYQLSGNGYVFGNGMDPSRGKSKPPAELQLLSPGKVKVEAGTGLFPKQYEYRPNQNAVTVFPVDQITGRSAVLHLKSFNPLNPWYGMSPLEAAALGVDIHNGGQQWNKRLIENGARPSGALVVNGSDGKPASLSDDQFLRLKQMMDEQFSGAGNAGRPMLLEGGLDWKEMSLNPKDMEFLEGKHSAARDIALAFGVPPQLLGIPGDNTYANYEEAKLAFWTETVLAQLGWTLDAFNRWLTPLYGEDLFLWYDEEMIPALEPLRKQKAERINAASYMTINEKRRAMGLDDVDSGDVIFVSSTSIPLELAGQVDLPEPGSPADKPDAGEPDEDEAE; encoded by the coding sequence ATGATGGTCTGGCCCTTCCGCCATAAGGCCGACGACACACCGACGGCCCGTAAATCCGCCTCGTACTTCTTCTCCGTCGGGCTGGGCAAAGCCGGTCTTACCGGCGCCGGGTACGACAAGCTGTCGGCCGAGGGCTACGCCCAGTGCGTGGTCGCCTTCGCCTGCATCAACCGCGTGGCCGCTTCCGTCGCCTCGGTGGACCTGCAGCTTTACCGCCGGGGCAAGGGCGGCAAGCTGGCGAAGGTCGAGGGGCACGAGCTGCTGAAGCTGATGGAGAACCCGAACCCCGCCCAGTCGGGCCGGGAGTTCATGCGGACGCTGTCGAGCTACTACCAACTCAGCGGCAACGGCTACGTCTTCGGCAACGGCATGGACCCGAGCCGCGGTAAGAGTAAACCCCCGGCAGAGTTGCAACTCCTGAGCCCCGGCAAGGTCAAGGTCGAGGCGGGCACGGGCCTGTTCCCGAAGCAGTACGAGTACCGCCCGAACCAGAACGCTGTCACCGTCTTCCCGGTGGACCAGATCACCGGCCGCTCGGCGGTACTGCACCTGAAGTCGTTCAACCCGCTTAACCCGTGGTACGGGATGAGCCCGCTCGAAGCGGCTGCCCTCGGCGTGGACATCCACAACGGCGGGCAGCAGTGGAACAAGCGGCTCATCGAGAACGGTGCGCGCCCGAGCGGCGCTCTCGTGGTCAACGGCAGCGACGGGAAACCCGCCAGCCTGTCGGACGACCAGTTCCTTCGCCTAAAGCAGATGATGGACGAGCAGTTCAGCGGGGCCGGGAACGCCGGCCGCCCGATGCTGCTGGAAGGTGGACTCGACTGGAAGGAAATGTCCCTCAACCCGAAGGACATGGAGTTCCTGGAGGGCAAGCATTCCGCCGCCCGCGACATCGCCCTGGCGTTCGGTGTGCCGCCGCAACTCCTCGGCATCCCGGGCGACAACACCTACGCGAACTACGAGGAGGCAAAGCTCGCCTTCTGGACAGAAACCGTCCTCGCTCAACTCGGCTGGACGCTCGACGCCTTCAACCGCTGGCTCACCCCGCTGTACGGCGAGGACCTGTTCCTCTGGTACGACGAGGAGATGATCCCGGCGCTGGAGCCGCTACGGAAGCAAAAGGCCGAGCGCATCAACGCCGCGAGCTACATGACGATCAACGAGAAGCGGCGGGCGATGGGGCTGGACGACGTGGACAGCGGAGACGTGATCTTCGTGTCCAGCACGTCGATTCCCCTGGAACTGGCGGGTCAGGTTGACCTGCCGGAGCCGGGGAGCCCGGCGGATAAACCGGACGCGGGCGAACCCGACGAAGACGAGGCCGAGTGA